One window from the genome of Alnus glutinosa chromosome 13, dhAlnGlut1.1, whole genome shotgun sequence encodes:
- the LOC133854261 gene encoding uncharacterized protein LOC133854261 isoform X2 translates to MDAVELPYPVDVAAPKLMGSEGFVRAGVTVKEVEARESDGVSVLVSPIERCSSLLSKKDVTTVVMSSESGSCDKIPDAALCRHANQLPSFRGEDVSAHPYGMEKNCLLQCPRPEDVQLQQVKRLVRMDPQLQRKAAKVSRSGSVCSKRPRLAVQMEDSMSLAGVDDKKDMTDKLELNPTRCTSPENTQVMKQKNNFNKRGDKRGFKVPAKIKYDSSSMKAGLSNFSSAAGGNNFFGAYGLKLDPHDITKLAGDPPLNDLLDGTYKCSSLVKDKGKKAENINGDFLNSVRKAFSVLQLSRPVQSQNFADVENFSDKKISTCVSNSISCDKGESCTTDLSSCNKDSYSKPDTPANALDLPLYQPKDILKRLMLAEPKDLESLLLDAAKSSVSSRNASDLRPVKQMSRKVSLPPFPWSHTYSGHCRTNSDAIKLPATRSTCQGRWVRIGNVSGSLRVATDCLANLESLTYDQSLVPTGLRSENKIFPSMPVSFPRCEWDSLSSATCSKASHLFLDSGGRVNYQGNAEQCPIVLAAAQTLCDIATQYLKQNPDGIIRWPKKPSQKVMKARKLKSNEKLEETFAASISALPSSSMVRSVDQLMSSKKPKLSMIESSKDVDHPNCLRRGMLNWSTPRSSRSSPSKSIKDSIAETRHSTASIFKQSCMMPPPARVVLDKACNNSQQKVRKLLPMDWNRGRDGLD, encoded by the exons ATGTTACAACTGTGGTCATGTCTTCAGAGTCTGGCTCCTGCGATAAGATTCCAGATGCTGCACTTTGTAGGCATGCTAATCAGCTGCCCAGCTTTCGGGGTGAAGATGTGTCTGCGCACCCTTATGGTATggaaaaaaattgtcttttacaGTGTCCTAGGCCTGAAGATGTACAGTTACAACAGGTAAAAAGATTAGTCAGAATGGATCCACAGTTACAACGGAAAGCAGCAAAGGTATCAAGAAGTGGTAGTGTGTGTTCAAAGAGGCCAAGGCTGGCAGTTCAAATGGAAGATTCTATGAGCCTAGCTGGAGTTGATGACAAAAAGGATATGACTGATAAGCTAGAGTTGAATCCTACAAGGTGCACCTCTCCAG AGAATACACAAGtgatgaaacaaaaaaataacttcaacAAGCGAGGTGATAAAAGAGGTTTCAAAGTTCCTGCGAAGATCAAATatgattcttcctctatgaaGGCAGGATTGTCGAACTTCAGTTCAGCGGCTGGAGGGAATAACTTTTTTG GAGCATATGGTCTGAAGTTAGATCCCCATGACATCACAAAGCTTGCGGGTGACCCACCTTTGAATGATCTTCTTGATGGCACTTACAAGTGTTCTAGTTTAGTAAAAGACAAAGGGAAGAAAGCAGAAAAcataaatggtgattttttgAATTCAGTTAGAAAAGCATTCTCTGTCCTGCAGCTCTCAAGGCCTGTCCAGTCCCAAAATTTTGCGGATGTAGAGAACTTCTCTGACAAGAAAATTTCCACATGCGTATCAAACTCTATTTCTTGTGATAAAGGAGAGTCCTGCACGACAGATCTATCTTCATGTAACAAG GATTCTTATAGCAAGCCTGATACTCCTGCTAATGCACTTGATTTGCCATTATATCAACCTAAAGATATTTTGAAACGCTTGATGCTTGCTGAACCCAAGGATTTGGAGTCTTTGCTCCTCGATGCGGCCAAGTCTTCTGTATCTTCAAGGAATGCTTCTGATCTACGCCCAGTCAAACAAATGTCTCGCAAAGTCAGCTTGCCACCATTTCCATGGTCACATACTTATAGTGGGCATTGTAGAACTAATTCTGATGCAATTAAATTGCCTGCAACTAGGAGCACATGCCAAGGTAGATGGGTAAGAATAGGGAATGTTTCCGGCTCTCTGAGGGTTGCCACTGATTGTCTTGCAAACTTGGAGTCACTAACTTATGATCAGAGCCTGGTTCCTACAGGACTGAgatcagaaaataaaattttcccaTCAATGCCTGTTAGTTTTCCTCGGTGTGAGTGGGATTCATTGTCTTCTGCTACATGTTCAAAAGCTTCTCACTTATTTCTAG ATTCTGGAGGCAGGGTGAATTATCAAGGAAACG CTGAGCAATGTCCAATAGTATTAGCTGCTGCTCAAACTCTGTGTGACATCGCGACTCAGTATCTCAAACAAAATCCAGATGGAATAATAAGGTGGCCAAAGAAGCCTTCACAAAAGGTGATGAAAGCTCGCAAGCTGAAGTCAAATGAGAAACTTGAAGAAACGTTTGCAGCATCCATTTCTGCATTGCCATCTAGCAGTATGGTAAGAAGTGTGGACCAGCTAATGTCCTCAAAGAAGCCTAAGCTCTCTATGATTGAGAGCAGTAAGGACGTAGATCATCCCAATTGTCTTAGGAGAGGAATGTTAAATTGGTCGACTCCCAGATCAAGCAGATCATCACCGAGCAAATCGATTAAGGACTCGATCGCAGAAACTAGACATTCAACTGCTAGCATTTTTAAACAATCATGTATGATGCCCCCACCTGCAAGGGTGGTTTTGGATAAGGCTTGCAACAACAGTCAACAGAAGGTAAGAAAATTATTGCCCATGGATTGGAACCGTGGAAGGGACGGGCTCGACTGA
- the LOC133854261 gene encoding uncharacterized protein LOC133854261 isoform X1, with translation MDAVELPYPVDVAAPKLMGSEGFVRAGVTVKEVEARESDGVSVLVSPIERCSSLLSKKDVTTVVMSSESGSCDKIPDAALCRHANQLPSFRGEDVSAHPYGMEKNCLLQCPRPEDVQLQQVKRLVRMDPQLQRKAAKVSRSGSVCSKRPRLAVQMEDSMSLAGVDDKKDMTDKLELNPTRCTSPENTQVMKQKNNFNKRGDKRGFKVPAKIKYDSSSMKAGLSNFSSAAGGNNFFGAYGLKLDPHDITKLAGDPPLNDLLDGTYKCSSLVKDKGKKAENINGDFLNSVRKAFSVLQLSRPVQSQNFADVENFSDKKISTCVSNSISCDKGESCTTDLSSCNKIQDSYSKPDTPANALDLPLYQPKDILKRLMLAEPKDLESLLLDAAKSSVSSRNASDLRPVKQMSRKVSLPPFPWSHTYSGHCRTNSDAIKLPATRSTCQGRWVRIGNVSGSLRVATDCLANLESLTYDQSLVPTGLRSENKIFPSMPVSFPRCEWDSLSSATCSKASHLFLDSGGRVNYQGNAEQCPIVLAAAQTLCDIATQYLKQNPDGIIRWPKKPSQKVMKARKLKSNEKLEETFAASISALPSSSMVRSVDQLMSSKKPKLSMIESSKDVDHPNCLRRGMLNWSTPRSSRSSPSKSIKDSIAETRHSTASIFKQSCMMPPPARVVLDKACNNSQQKVRKLLPMDWNRGRDGLD, from the exons ATGTTACAACTGTGGTCATGTCTTCAGAGTCTGGCTCCTGCGATAAGATTCCAGATGCTGCACTTTGTAGGCATGCTAATCAGCTGCCCAGCTTTCGGGGTGAAGATGTGTCTGCGCACCCTTATGGTATggaaaaaaattgtcttttacaGTGTCCTAGGCCTGAAGATGTACAGTTACAACAGGTAAAAAGATTAGTCAGAATGGATCCACAGTTACAACGGAAAGCAGCAAAGGTATCAAGAAGTGGTAGTGTGTGTTCAAAGAGGCCAAGGCTGGCAGTTCAAATGGAAGATTCTATGAGCCTAGCTGGAGTTGATGACAAAAAGGATATGACTGATAAGCTAGAGTTGAATCCTACAAGGTGCACCTCTCCAG AGAATACACAAGtgatgaaacaaaaaaataacttcaacAAGCGAGGTGATAAAAGAGGTTTCAAAGTTCCTGCGAAGATCAAATatgattcttcctctatgaaGGCAGGATTGTCGAACTTCAGTTCAGCGGCTGGAGGGAATAACTTTTTTG GAGCATATGGTCTGAAGTTAGATCCCCATGACATCACAAAGCTTGCGGGTGACCCACCTTTGAATGATCTTCTTGATGGCACTTACAAGTGTTCTAGTTTAGTAAAAGACAAAGGGAAGAAAGCAGAAAAcataaatggtgattttttgAATTCAGTTAGAAAAGCATTCTCTGTCCTGCAGCTCTCAAGGCCTGTCCAGTCCCAAAATTTTGCGGATGTAGAGAACTTCTCTGACAAGAAAATTTCCACATGCGTATCAAACTCTATTTCTTGTGATAAAGGAGAGTCCTGCACGACAGATCTATCTTCATGTAACAAG ATCCAGGATTCTTATAGCAAGCCTGATACTCCTGCTAATGCACTTGATTTGCCATTATATCAACCTAAAGATATTTTGAAACGCTTGATGCTTGCTGAACCCAAGGATTTGGAGTCTTTGCTCCTCGATGCGGCCAAGTCTTCTGTATCTTCAAGGAATGCTTCTGATCTACGCCCAGTCAAACAAATGTCTCGCAAAGTCAGCTTGCCACCATTTCCATGGTCACATACTTATAGTGGGCATTGTAGAACTAATTCTGATGCAATTAAATTGCCTGCAACTAGGAGCACATGCCAAGGTAGATGGGTAAGAATAGGGAATGTTTCCGGCTCTCTGAGGGTTGCCACTGATTGTCTTGCAAACTTGGAGTCACTAACTTATGATCAGAGCCTGGTTCCTACAGGACTGAgatcagaaaataaaattttcccaTCAATGCCTGTTAGTTTTCCTCGGTGTGAGTGGGATTCATTGTCTTCTGCTACATGTTCAAAAGCTTCTCACTTATTTCTAG ATTCTGGAGGCAGGGTGAATTATCAAGGAAACG CTGAGCAATGTCCAATAGTATTAGCTGCTGCTCAAACTCTGTGTGACATCGCGACTCAGTATCTCAAACAAAATCCAGATGGAATAATAAGGTGGCCAAAGAAGCCTTCACAAAAGGTGATGAAAGCTCGCAAGCTGAAGTCAAATGAGAAACTTGAAGAAACGTTTGCAGCATCCATTTCTGCATTGCCATCTAGCAGTATGGTAAGAAGTGTGGACCAGCTAATGTCCTCAAAGAAGCCTAAGCTCTCTATGATTGAGAGCAGTAAGGACGTAGATCATCCCAATTGTCTTAGGAGAGGAATGTTAAATTGGTCGACTCCCAGATCAAGCAGATCATCACCGAGCAAATCGATTAAGGACTCGATCGCAGAAACTAGACATTCAACTGCTAGCATTTTTAAACAATCATGTATGATGCCCCCACCTGCAAGGGTGGTTTTGGATAAGGCTTGCAACAACAGTCAACAGAAGGTAAGAAAATTATTGCCCATGGATTGGAACCGTGGAAGGGACGGGCTCGACTGA
- the LOC133854261 gene encoding uncharacterized protein LOC133854261 isoform X3, translating to MDAVELPYPVDVAAPKLMGSEGFVRAGVTVKEVEARESDGVSVLVSPIERCSSLLSKKESGSCDKIPDAALCRHANQLPSFRGEDVSAHPYGMEKNCLLQCPRPEDVQLQQVKRLVRMDPQLQRKAAKVSRSGSVCSKRPRLAVQMEDSMSLAGVDDKKDMTDKLELNPTRCTSPENTQVMKQKNNFNKRGDKRGFKVPAKIKYDSSSMKAGLSNFSSAAGGNNFFGAYGLKLDPHDITKLAGDPPLNDLLDGTYKCSSLVKDKGKKAENINGDFLNSVRKAFSVLQLSRPVQSQNFADVENFSDKKISTCVSNSISCDKGESCTTDLSSCNKIQDSYSKPDTPANALDLPLYQPKDILKRLMLAEPKDLESLLLDAAKSSVSSRNASDLRPVKQMSRKVSLPPFPWSHTYSGHCRTNSDAIKLPATRSTCQGRWVRIGNVSGSLRVATDCLANLESLTYDQSLVPTGLRSENKIFPSMPVSFPRCEWDSLSSATCSKASHLFLDSGGRVNYQGNAEQCPIVLAAAQTLCDIATQYLKQNPDGIIRWPKKPSQKVMKARKLKSNEKLEETFAASISALPSSSMVRSVDQLMSSKKPKLSMIESSKDVDHPNCLRRGMLNWSTPRSSRSSPSKSIKDSIAETRHSTASIFKQSCMMPPPARVVLDKACNNSQQKVRKLLPMDWNRGRDGLD from the exons AGTCTGGCTCCTGCGATAAGATTCCAGATGCTGCACTTTGTAGGCATGCTAATCAGCTGCCCAGCTTTCGGGGTGAAGATGTGTCTGCGCACCCTTATGGTATggaaaaaaattgtcttttacaGTGTCCTAGGCCTGAAGATGTACAGTTACAACAGGTAAAAAGATTAGTCAGAATGGATCCACAGTTACAACGGAAAGCAGCAAAGGTATCAAGAAGTGGTAGTGTGTGTTCAAAGAGGCCAAGGCTGGCAGTTCAAATGGAAGATTCTATGAGCCTAGCTGGAGTTGATGACAAAAAGGATATGACTGATAAGCTAGAGTTGAATCCTACAAGGTGCACCTCTCCAG AGAATACACAAGtgatgaaacaaaaaaataacttcaacAAGCGAGGTGATAAAAGAGGTTTCAAAGTTCCTGCGAAGATCAAATatgattcttcctctatgaaGGCAGGATTGTCGAACTTCAGTTCAGCGGCTGGAGGGAATAACTTTTTTG GAGCATATGGTCTGAAGTTAGATCCCCATGACATCACAAAGCTTGCGGGTGACCCACCTTTGAATGATCTTCTTGATGGCACTTACAAGTGTTCTAGTTTAGTAAAAGACAAAGGGAAGAAAGCAGAAAAcataaatggtgattttttgAATTCAGTTAGAAAAGCATTCTCTGTCCTGCAGCTCTCAAGGCCTGTCCAGTCCCAAAATTTTGCGGATGTAGAGAACTTCTCTGACAAGAAAATTTCCACATGCGTATCAAACTCTATTTCTTGTGATAAAGGAGAGTCCTGCACGACAGATCTATCTTCATGTAACAAG ATCCAGGATTCTTATAGCAAGCCTGATACTCCTGCTAATGCACTTGATTTGCCATTATATCAACCTAAAGATATTTTGAAACGCTTGATGCTTGCTGAACCCAAGGATTTGGAGTCTTTGCTCCTCGATGCGGCCAAGTCTTCTGTATCTTCAAGGAATGCTTCTGATCTACGCCCAGTCAAACAAATGTCTCGCAAAGTCAGCTTGCCACCATTTCCATGGTCACATACTTATAGTGGGCATTGTAGAACTAATTCTGATGCAATTAAATTGCCTGCAACTAGGAGCACATGCCAAGGTAGATGGGTAAGAATAGGGAATGTTTCCGGCTCTCTGAGGGTTGCCACTGATTGTCTTGCAAACTTGGAGTCACTAACTTATGATCAGAGCCTGGTTCCTACAGGACTGAgatcagaaaataaaattttcccaTCAATGCCTGTTAGTTTTCCTCGGTGTGAGTGGGATTCATTGTCTTCTGCTACATGTTCAAAAGCTTCTCACTTATTTCTAG ATTCTGGAGGCAGGGTGAATTATCAAGGAAACG CTGAGCAATGTCCAATAGTATTAGCTGCTGCTCAAACTCTGTGTGACATCGCGACTCAGTATCTCAAACAAAATCCAGATGGAATAATAAGGTGGCCAAAGAAGCCTTCACAAAAGGTGATGAAAGCTCGCAAGCTGAAGTCAAATGAGAAACTTGAAGAAACGTTTGCAGCATCCATTTCTGCATTGCCATCTAGCAGTATGGTAAGAAGTGTGGACCAGCTAATGTCCTCAAAGAAGCCTAAGCTCTCTATGATTGAGAGCAGTAAGGACGTAGATCATCCCAATTGTCTTAGGAGAGGAATGTTAAATTGGTCGACTCCCAGATCAAGCAGATCATCACCGAGCAAATCGATTAAGGACTCGATCGCAGAAACTAGACATTCAACTGCTAGCATTTTTAAACAATCATGTATGATGCCCCCACCTGCAAGGGTGGTTTTGGATAAGGCTTGCAACAACAGTCAACAGAAGGTAAGAAAATTATTGCCCATGGATTGGAACCGTGGAAGGGACGGGCTCGACTGA
- the LOC133853646 gene encoding protein LURP-one-related 17, with the protein MKMFRFLKSTSRTVHEEEEQHEQEHKTTESTNQGGASTSLTVWRKSLLISCNGFTVIGSNGDLVYRVDNYSGRPEEITLMDAPGKPVLTILRRRKTLRLVDSWRVYEGEAGDGEDCRRASKSSEEKPVWSIRKHIKNILNPINPKPKPNAIAYVCRGGEDKSAYVVEGSYAERSCKVWNESRRVVVAEIKRKEASKGGVSFGLEVFLLVVHPGFDPGFAMALVLVLDQMFA; encoded by the exons atgaaaatgTTTCGATTCTTAAAATCAACGTCAAGAACAGTccacgaagaagaagaacagcaTGAGCAGGAGCATAAGACTACTGAGTCTACTAATCAAGGTGGTGCATCCACGTCACTTACAGTGTGGAGAAAGTCTCTTCTAATAAGTTGCAATGGATTCACGGTGATCGGCTCCAATGGAGACTTGGTCTACCGGGTCGACAATTACAGCGGCCGTCCCGAGGAAATCACTCTCATGGATGCCCCGGGAAAACCCGTCCTCACAATATTGCGCCGTCGCAAg ACGCTTAGGCTGGTAGACAGCTGGCGTGTATACGAAGGAGAGGCCGGCGACGGGGAGGATTGTAGAAGAGCAAGTAAATCGTCGGAGGAGAAGCCAGTTTGGTCGATAAGGAAGCATATAAAGAACATTCTAAATCCGATCAATCCGAAGCCGAAGCCGAATGCGATTGCATATGTGTGTCGTGGGGGTGAAGACAAAAGCGCTTACGTGGTTGAAGGCTCGTACGCGGAGAGATCATGCAAAGTGTGGAATGAGTCGAGGAGGGTGGTTGTAGCGGAAATCAAAAGGAAGGAAGCGAGTAAGGGAGGGGTGTCTTTTGGGCTTGAGGTTTTTCTTTTGGTGGTGCACCCAGGGTTTGATCCTGGATTCGCTATGGCTTTAGTTTTAGTGTTGGATCAAATGTTTgcctag